The Streptomyces sp. ICC1 DNA window GGACGTAGCCTCACAGGCTGGTCAGCCCGCCGGTTCCCCCTTGGGGGAGCCGGCGGGCTTCCTGTTGTCCGCCCCCGGGCGGGTCGCCGGCCGGTCGGCGGCGGCGCGCGGCCTCGGCAGCGGACCCGTCGGCGCGGGTGCCGGCTCCGGCCCGCGCAGGGCCCGCTCCACCAGCGCGTCCACCCCCAGCGTCCGCCCGTGCCGGGCGCAGGACGCGTACCGCTCGGCGCCCAGCAGCTCGCCCGCCCGCTCCTGGCACATCAGCCGCGGGGCGTTGAAGTACCCCGAGCCGAACAGCCGCAGCCCCACCCCGTCCCACATCGGCTCCGCCGCCCCCTGGAGCAGCGCCGCCTCCGCCGGGTGCCCCTCGGCCACCGTCACCAGCGCCAGCAGCTCCACCGCCAGCACCAGCCCGACCAGGTCGCGGAAGGCGTGGTTGACGGCCACGCACTCGGACAGCAGCCGCCGCGCCTCGGCCGTGCCCCCCGCGTCCAGCGCCGCGTACGCCAGGACGTACAGGGCGTACGCCTTCGTCCAGCGCTCCCCGCGCTCCTCGCAGATGTCCCGGACCTCCTCGCACAGCGAGAGCGCGCCCTCCTGCTCCCCCTGGAAGGCCAGCGCCATCGCCAGCTCCACCTGGCACATCAGCACGTTGCTGTTCAGCTCGCCGGCCTCCCGGTAGCGCTCCAGCGCCGAGCCCAGCAGCTCCCGGGCCCGCACCATGTCGTCCGAGACCAGCGCCAGGCAGCCCAACCGGTGCACCGCGTACGCGGCCGCCACCGGGTTCCCGCTCTGCGCGGCCCCGTCCCGGCACTCGTACAGGGCGCTCATCGAGGCCACCGAGTCCCCCTGCAGGGCGGCGACGTACCCGAGCACCCACAGCGCCTTCAGCCGCGAGCTCTCGTACTCCGAAGGCTCGCCCGGCCCGGGTCCGGCCTCCAGGGAGCGGTCCAGCCAGTGCCGGCCCTCGGTGAGCCGGCCGCAGCCCGCCCAGTAGAACCAGAGGGTGCCCGCCAGGTACTGGCCGAGGTGGACCTCGTCCGGCTCGTCCAGGCAGCACTCCAGCGCGAGCCGCAGGTTCGCCAGCTCCGCCTCGACCAGCGCGGCCACCTCCTGCTGGCGCGGGCTGAACCAGTCCAGCTC harbors:
- a CDS encoding AAA family ATPase — translated: MRQRPIPRRTPGNLPSDLSGFVGRGVELAELERLLESSRLVTVTGAGGVGKSRLVLAAARAAADDRSADPAQERHCDGVWLAELASVRDPTLLELTIAEALGLTDHTVRPPRQVLAEHLAERRLLLVLDGFEQLVDETAALVRDLLRGSPGLRVLAAGRRPLTLDGELSWPLAPLDPEEALALLIERASAADPSFSLTEANRAVLAELCARLDGLPLALELAAGRMRTLSPAQVLSRLEDRFALLTGGSRGALPRHRALRTAIGWSHELCTTAERLLWARLSVFAGQFDLDAAEYVCAGPDLPVESVLDLVGELLGQSLLVREETAAGVRYRMLETVRIYGAGWLESTGDAGRLRRRHRDWYMGLATWCELDWFSPRQQEVAALVEAELANLRLALECCLDEPDEVHLGQYLAGTLWFYWAGCGRLTEGRHWLDRSLEAGPGPGEPSEYESSRLKALWVLGYVAALQGDSVASMSALYECRDGAAQSGNPVAAAYAVHRLGCLALVSDDMVRARELLGSALERYREAGELNSNVLMCQVELAMALAFQGEQEGALSLCEEVRDICEERGERWTKAYALYVLAYAALDAGGTAEARRLLSECVAVNHAFRDLVGLVLAVELLALVTVAEGHPAEAALLQGAAEPMWDGVGLRLFGSGYFNAPRLMCQERAGELLGAERYASCARHGRTLGVDALVERALRGPEPAPAPTGPLPRPRAAADRPATRPGADNRKPAGSPKGEPAG